The proteins below come from a single Hyperolius riggenbachi isolate aHypRig1 chromosome 8, aHypRig1.pri, whole genome shotgun sequence genomic window:
- the DXO gene encoding decapping and exoribonuclease protein, producing the protein MEARGVRAPKRSCDEDLSPTLQPKFPHAAPSAMRTDPSLYQSAFPFYRLPSEVGSFSLDEKRCYHGDARRLRYYRPPAGVDKDGASLRWDLMDGFEDRYVQRDEDEKEGLLHLLTWIKENRRLVKGTGKRPVDRDFVTWRGHLTKILCSPYETQEGWILAITLFRGTLYISERETEAAYKKRKGRTVEQEKLMYSGYKFESFLCADSPDGTPHPSEVVNTNEAFCSVLLGRLASHSFLLSGEVDCSDPSASNPAPPSGYVELKSSVQIRNPHQQRSFNRYKLLKWWCQSFLIGIPLIVAGFRDQQGKISSLQNYRTSDIPHLVRGDKQSWDPAVCMNFCNAFLSHVKSVVTRDDPRVVYLFSWEPGSDITFTVETDPAYLILPDWYVQALTE; encoded by the exons ATGGAGGCCAGAGGAG TTAGAGCACCGAAAAGAAGCTGTGATgaagatctttctcccaccctcCAGCCAAAGTTCCCTCATGCAGCCCCATCGGCAATGAGAACCGACCCATCTCTCTACCAGAGCGCCTTCCCCTTCTACCGGCTGCCCTCAGAGGTCGGCTCCTTCTCTCTGGATGAGAAGCGCTGCTACCATGGCGATGCCAGACGCCTGCGCTATTACCGCCCCCCTGCAGGAGTGGATAAGGATGGCGCCTCCCTCCGATGGGACCTGATGGATGGGTTTGAGGATCGCTATGTTCAGAGGGATGAGGATGAGAAGGAAGGTCTTCTTCACCTTCTGACATGGATAAAGGAGAACAGGAGACTAGTCAAAGGAACTGGTAAAAG GCCGGTGGATCGGGATTTTGTCACCTGGCGTGGTCACCTGACTAAGATTCTGTGTTCGCCATATGAGACACAGGAGGGCTGGATCCTGGCGATCACTCTGTTCCGGGGCACTCTGTACATCAGTGAGAGGGAAACGGAAGCTGCCTACAAGAAGAGGAAGGGGAGGACCGTGGAGCAGGAGAAGCTCATGTACTCCGGCTACAAGTTTGAGAGCTTCCTGTGTGCCG ACTCTCCTGACGGCACCCCCCACCCATCAGAAGTGGTGAACACCAATGAGGCATTTTGCAGCGTTCTCCTGGGGCGGCTGGCTTCTCATTCTTTCCTGCTGTCAGGAGAGGTGGACTGCTCTGACCCCTCTGCTTCTAATCCTGCTCCCCCTTCCGGTTACGTGGAGCTGAAGTCAAGTGTCCAGATACGGAACCCCCACCAACAGCGCAGCTTCAACAG ATACAAACTGCTGAAGTGGTGGTGCCAGTCCTTCCTGATCGGGATCCCGCTCATTGTCGCTGGCTTCCGCGATCAGCAGGGAAAGATCTCATCGCTACAGAACTACCGAACATCAGACATCCCTCATCTAGTGCGG GGTGACAAGCAGAGTTGGGACCCCGCTGTGTGCATGAACTTCTGCAATGCCTTCCTCTCTCACGTCAAGTCAGTGGTCACCAGGGATGACCCCAG AGTGGTTTATCTCTTCTCCTGGGAACCAGGCTCAGACATCACATTCACTGTTGAAACTGATCCAGCCTACCTGATTCTACCAGACTGGTATGTGCAGGCGCTTACAGAGTGA